A genomic segment from Desulfonatronum lacustre DSM 10312 encodes:
- the jag gene encoding RNA-binding cell elongation regulator Jag/EloR yields MSEPKEFQSKSVDEAIEEACSFFSCVRDELEITILEGGSAGIFGLVGAKKARIKAQPRVRLSELETMIRAITERITAAIVDNPRVVVEHQSDLIKATIQTSDDMDRLLGRDGQVLGAVEYVVNRIVARRWPSAVRIMLDADGFRERQDQELSALAVTLAEKAKSTQSPQSTKPLPSYQRRIVHVALQAVTDIQTKSKGDGPLKRVLIIPKAPPSQDEVANAETPPPQNS; encoded by the coding sequence ATGAGTGAACCAAAGGAATTTCAAAGCAAAAGTGTCGATGAGGCCATTGAGGAGGCTTGTTCGTTTTTTTCCTGTGTCCGGGATGAATTGGAAATAACGATATTGGAAGGCGGTTCAGCCGGCATCTTCGGCTTGGTGGGCGCAAAAAAGGCCCGGATCAAAGCCCAGCCGCGGGTCCGGCTGTCGGAGCTGGAAACCATGATCCGCGCGATCACGGAACGGATCACCGCCGCCATCGTGGACAACCCTCGGGTCGTGGTGGAGCATCAGTCCGATCTAATTAAGGCCACCATTCAAACCTCCGACGACATGGACCGGCTCTTGGGACGCGACGGGCAGGTGCTCGGAGCGGTGGAATACGTCGTCAACCGGATCGTCGCCCGCCGCTGGCCCAGCGCCGTACGGATCATGCTGGACGCCGACGGATTCCGGGAGCGCCAGGACCAAGAACTCAGCGCCCTGGCCGTGACCTTGGCCGAAAAAGCCAAGTCCACGCAATCGCCGCAAAGCACCAAGCCATTGCCCTCTTACCAGCGCCGCATCGTCCACGTGGCCCTGCAAGCGGTCACGGACATCCAGACAAAAAGCAAGGGCGATGGACCGTTGAAACGCGTCCTGATTATTCCCAAGGCCCCTCCTTCCCAGGACGAAGTCGCCAACGCCGAGACCCCGCCTCCACAAAATTCATGA
- the mnmE gene encoding tRNA uridine-5-carboxymethylaminomethyl(34) synthesis GTPase MnmE codes for MTASAQEATSTIAAVATPPGHGAVGIIRVSGPRAKAAVLTRFASTRPKFTDFRPYRLHHGHILGEDGRILDEVLAAFMPGPGSFTGEDVVEIHCHGAPVVLQNVLESILAQGVLPAGPGEFTQRAFLNGRMDLTQAEAVAEIIAATSPSASLLAQTKLSGALSAWLHGLRSSLEELRAQLCLAVDFPEEDLECLAPEDFSRAVEHIQDQIRAVLDNCRRNRIWNDGALCVLSGAVNAGKSSLLNLLLGRERALVSATPGTTRDYLEERLFLQGLEVRLVDTAGARHDADDVERAGLSLARGLQKTADLILFVVDNATPGEEPAAGSQAAFHSESSLMRHPTSGPKRTPTGDEPILETFPVAKTLVVANKADLPRPDPEPVVSLAELGYLVVHISAKTGQGLDALQDAMRSMLTSKAPTPRPDTLTPNLRQSSALEQADRELALLRADIHAGLPYDLLGVRLESVSVILAEITGEITSSDVLDSIFSKFCIGK; via the coding sequence ATGACCGCTTCGGCCCAGGAGGCCACGTCCACCATCGCCGCCGTGGCCACGCCTCCGGGCCACGGCGCGGTGGGCATCATCCGCGTCAGCGGCCCCCGAGCCAAGGCAGCGGTCCTGACCCGCTTCGCATCGACCCGTCCGAAGTTCACCGACTTTCGCCCCTATCGCCTGCACCACGGCCACATTCTGGGCGAGGACGGACGTATCCTGGACGAGGTCCTGGCGGCATTCATGCCCGGTCCGGGATCGTTTACCGGTGAGGACGTGGTGGAGATTCACTGCCATGGGGCTCCGGTAGTGCTGCAAAACGTCCTGGAGTCCATCCTGGCTCAGGGAGTCCTTCCCGCCGGTCCGGGCGAATTCACCCAACGCGCTTTCCTCAACGGCCGCATGGACCTGACCCAGGCCGAAGCCGTGGCCGAAATCATCGCCGCCACGTCTCCATCGGCCTCCCTCCTGGCCCAAACCAAGCTTTCCGGAGCCCTGAGCGCCTGGCTCCACGGCTTGCGATCCAGTTTGGAGGAACTCCGAGCCCAACTGTGTCTTGCGGTGGATTTTCCGGAAGAGGACCTGGAATGCCTCGCGCCGGAAGATTTTTCTCGCGCCGTGGAGCACATCCAAGACCAAATCCGCGCCGTCCTGGACAACTGCCGACGCAACCGCATCTGGAACGACGGAGCCCTCTGCGTTCTTTCCGGGGCCGTGAACGCGGGCAAATCCAGCCTGCTCAACCTGCTTCTGGGCCGGGAGCGGGCTCTTGTCAGCGCCACCCCCGGAACGACCCGGGACTATCTTGAGGAACGCCTTTTCCTTCAGGGGCTTGAGGTTCGGCTGGTGGACACCGCCGGCGCGCGCCACGACGCCGACGACGTGGAGCGAGCAGGTTTGTCCTTGGCACGCGGACTTCAGAAGACGGCGGACCTGATCCTTTTTGTGGTGGACAACGCGACTCCGGGAGAGGAGCCCGCCGCGGGCTCCCAGGCCGCTTTCCACTCGGAGTCGAGTTTGATGCGGCACCCGACATCCGGCCCAAAGCGAACACCAACCGGAGACGAACCGATCCTCGAAACCTTCCCCGTCGCCAAGACCCTGGTTGTGGCCAACAAGGCCGACCTTCCCCGACCAGACCCTGAACCCGTCGTCTCGCTGGCCGAACTCGGCTATCTCGTGGTACACATCTCGGCCAAGACCGGCCAAGGACTGGACGCGCTGCAGGACGCCATGCGCTCCATGCTCACGAGCAAAGCCCCGACGCCTCGGCCGGACACCCTGACTCCAAATCTGCGCCAGTCGTCGGCCTTGGAACAGGCGGACCGGGAACTGGCGCTCCTTCGAGCCGACATCCATGCGGGACTGCCCTACGACCTGCTCGGGGTACGGCTGGAATCCGTCAGCGTCATCCTCGCTGAAATAACCGGAGAAATCACCTCATCGGATGTCCTGGACTCCATCTTCAGCAAATTCTGCATCGGAAAGTGA
- a CDS encoding SoxR reducing system RseC family protein, with product MSWTPSSANSASESDAVSKARRPCAGRSGIVLSRQGRMARVQMRESRGCAACTCSNPHVQGHPSSTRTLTVANIVDADVGRHVRVVDSPQAAVAAPAVLFGIPLLGVLCGALGAYWVAPFPTEDLNALIGAAAGLAFGIAAARIAASSRFAGPDHFPQAVEILSDLTNPSL from the coding sequence ATGTCCTGGACTCCATCTTCAGCAAATTCTGCATCGGAAAGTGACGCCGTCTCGAAAGCGCGTCGCCCCTGCGCGGGACGCTCCGGAATCGTCCTCTCTCGACAAGGCCGGATGGCTCGGGTTCAGATGCGTGAATCACGGGGTTGCGCCGCCTGCACCTGCTCCAATCCCCATGTTCAGGGCCATCCCTCTTCAACGAGAACCTTGACCGTCGCCAACATCGTCGACGCCGACGTCGGTCGGCATGTCCGTGTCGTCGACTCGCCCCAAGCCGCCGTGGCCGCTCCCGCCGTTTTATTCGGCATCCCCTTGCTGGGCGTGCTCTGCGGCGCTCTCGGAGCGTATTGGGTCGCACCGTTTCCCACAGAGGATCTCAACGCCCTGATCGGGGCCGCGGCCGGATTGGCTTTTGGAATCGCCGCGGCCCGGATAGCCGCGAGCTCCAGGTTTGCCGGCCCTGACCACTTTCCTCAGGCCGTCGAGATCCTTTCCGATCTCACGAATCCCTCTCTCTGA
- the hmcA gene encoding sulfate respiration complex hexadecaheme cytochrome HmcA, which produces MAYRKLVLGLSGCLFVLVCVLFLQADVMSMISSSGKDSGRADLIMIQATAKQTTKQASAVQFLHDAHTEALAEQDKDCAACHIKDDEGTISYKYMRFEDPAANQLKDLYHDNCTACHAENAKARMANPGPQIGECRKCHVEPAAHTQAWVSGSMDNMLHYIHWDSNLIAKDEGKDTNCGQCHHEYDEDKQELVYIQFAEEGCRSCHTAEPKEPVKANLSEAFHGQCVTCHLENKEAQAERNGPLDCASCHGGPQRLEMQAKFADKLEELDGVLPRLPRNQPDAVLLAAKLPELPEDATRPTLMYPVPFNHELHEQATDACRDCHHETLKSSCTDCHTLQGSEEGGYITLERAMHAPDSKSSCVGCHNEMKQDPTCAGCHTAMPRGAEPPASSCALCHVNPDVLAQRPAGHQSTDYADYTEMLIPAQADGRQPAGEPVIVPEDKEGRAALAQQLIDQRPKEALLIAEEDIPDVVKIDVLADEYQPAELPHRKIVMSMMERMKDDSLATTFHATPVTMCQGCHHNSPLSKTPPSCQSCHDQRSQEGRLGRPGLLAAYHIQCMSCHAEMGLEKPAATDCASCHKQKEN; this is translated from the coding sequence ATGGCATACAGGAAACTAGTACTGGGCTTGTCCGGGTGCCTGTTCGTTTTAGTTTGCGTGCTTTTTCTACAGGCCGACGTGATGAGCATGATCAGCTCTTCCGGAAAGGATTCCGGCAGGGCCGATCTGATCATGATCCAGGCCACAGCCAAGCAGACCACGAAGCAGGCCTCCGCCGTTCAGTTTTTACACGATGCGCATACCGAAGCCCTGGCGGAACAGGACAAGGATTGCGCGGCCTGTCACATCAAGGACGACGAAGGCACGATCTCCTACAAGTATATGCGCTTCGAGGACCCCGCCGCGAATCAATTGAAAGACCTGTATCACGACAACTGTACGGCCTGTCACGCGGAGAACGCCAAGGCGCGAATGGCCAATCCCGGCCCCCAGATCGGCGAATGCCGCAAGTGCCACGTGGAACCCGCGGCCCACACCCAGGCTTGGGTTTCCGGCAGCATGGACAACATGCTGCACTATATCCACTGGGACTCGAACCTGATCGCCAAGGACGAAGGCAAGGACACCAACTGTGGACAATGTCACCACGAATATGACGAGGACAAACAAGAACTCGTCTACATCCAGTTCGCCGAGGAAGGGTGCCGTTCCTGCCACACCGCCGAACCCAAGGAGCCCGTCAAGGCCAATCTTTCCGAAGCCTTCCACGGCCAGTGCGTGACCTGTCACCTGGAAAACAAGGAAGCTCAAGCCGAGCGTAACGGCCCCCTGGACTGCGCCTCCTGTCACGGCGGGCCGCAGCGCCTGGAAATGCAGGCCAAATTCGCCGACAAACTGGAAGAGCTGGACGGTGTGTTGCCCCGCCTGCCCCGCAATCAGCCCGACGCCGTGCTGCTGGCGGCCAAGCTGCCCGAATTGCCCGAGGACGCCACCCGGCCGACCTTGATGTATCCCGTGCCCTTCAACCATGAACTGCACGAACAGGCCACGGACGCCTGCCGGGACTGCCACCATGAAACCCTGAAGAGTTCCTGCACGGATTGTCATACCCTGCAAGGCTCTGAGGAGGGCGGCTACATCACCCTGGAGCGGGCCATGCACGCCCCGGACAGCAAGTCCAGCTGCGTGGGCTGCCATAACGAAATGAAGCAGGATCCCACCTGCGCCGGCTGCCACACCGCCATGCCTCGCGGCGCCGAGCCCCCGGCTTCCAGTTGCGCCCTGTGTCACGTCAACCCGGACGTCCTCGCCCAGCGTCCCGCCGGGCATCAGTCAACGGATTACGCGGACTACACCGAAATGCTCATTCCGGCCCAAGCCGACGGCAGACAGCCCGCCGGAGAGCCGGTGATCGTTCCCGAGGACAAGGAAGGCCGCGCCGCTCTGGCTCAACAACTCATCGACCAGCGTCCCAAGGAAGCCCTGCTCATCGCCGAGGAAGACATTCCAGACGTGGTCAAGATCGACGTCCTGGCCGACGAGTACCAGCCGGCGGAGCTGCCTCACCGTAAGATCGTCATGAGCATGATGGAGAGGATGAAGGACGACTCCCTGGCCACCACCTTTCACGCGACGCCGGTGACCATGTGTCAGGGCTGCCACCACAACAGCCCTCTCTCCAAGACCCCGCCGAGCTGCCAATCCTGCCACGACCAGCGGTCCCAGGAAGGACGTCTTGGCCGACCGGGACTTTTGGCCGCCTACCACATCCAGTGCATGTCCTGCCACGCGGAGATGGGCCTGGAAAAGCCGGCGGCCACGGACTGCGCCTCCTGCCACAAACAGAAAGAGAACTGA